Below is a genomic region from Geoglobus acetivorans.
GCCTTTTCTTTTTCCAGCATAAACAAGCTCTTTGTTTTCACAATCAACAAGCTCAAAGATTCCTTCATCGATGAGCGCATCATACAGAATTACATCCGCTTTTTCAAGAGCCTTGAGTCCCCTGAGAGTTATGAGTTCGGGGTCCCCAGGACCTGCTCCAACAATATACACAAAGCCCCTCATACCCTCACAACCTCTGTTTTCTGAACGGTGACCTTTACAGGATAATTGACCGCTTCCCTCTTCACAACATCTATCATGCTTTCAGAGCATACAAGCATTATCCTTGAACCCCCTATGGCCCTAAGGAAAGCCCTTTCCATTGCAGCAGATGTTATATCCGGCTCAACTCCTTCTCTCTCAAGCCATTCTCTTGCACTTTTCCCCATAACAGCCACGAAGTCAAATTCATCTGGATCCGGGAGGCAGGAATTATCGGGAACAATCACGACCTCTCCGCCATTGTACCATGTCCTGACCCCACACCTCTCCGCGATGGAGTGATCGATGTAAACGTCATCGAAGATGACCCTGCCCTCATTCATGATCAAAAACCTGTCCCCCACAGCCCTTGCGAAGTCGTAATCGTGTGTTGAGATTATCAATCCTCTCCCCTCCTTTTTCATTTCCAGGACAATCTCAATTATCTCTTTCAACCCGAGACCATCCACTCCTGCCGTAGGTT
It encodes:
- a CDS encoding ATP-binding cassette domain-containing protein, producing MIEVRNLWFSYGDRDVLKGIDMVAEKGEVTILMGRNGAGKSTLLMHLNGLLRPDRGEIYVDGVEVKYDRKSLVALRKKIGFVFQNPDDQIVAPTVWQDVVFGPENVGIRDDGKIMSILKKLGLGGYENRLCSRLSGGEKKRVTIAGVLAMEPDYVVMDEPTAGVDGLGLKEIIEIVLEMKKEGRGLIISTHDYDFARAVGDRFLIMNEGRVIFDDVYIDHSIAERCGVRTWYNGGEVVIVPDNSCLPDPDEFDFVAVMGKSAREWLEREGVEPDITSAAMERAFLRAIGGSRIMLVCSESMIDVVKREAVNYPVKVTVQKTEVVRV